A window of Pyxidicoccus xibeiensis contains these coding sequences:
- a CDS encoding MarR family winged helix-turn-helix transcriptional regulator: MRRPDDKPALRVQPLVGDGEEEHDLPDELGEDASTPESRRLHALMIELGRHRSLKNPLAGICEDLQLTPTQMHVLAWLGQDGPVQVGILAHRVGITRKTITGVVDRLEGMGMVERTRDAEDRRAVVVRLTARGEDNYRRIHRGVDAGMRRILDLMGAEDQEAFFGIVERMLKRLGTEAQGTGQQAV, encoded by the coding sequence ATGCGACGGCCGGACGACAAGCCGGCCCTCCGCGTGCAGCCGCTGGTGGGCGACGGCGAGGAGGAGCACGACCTTCCCGACGAGCTCGGGGAGGACGCCTCCACGCCCGAGTCGCGGCGGCTGCATGCGCTGATGATTGAACTCGGGCGGCACCGCTCGCTGAAGAACCCCCTGGCGGGCATCTGCGAGGACCTGCAGCTCACCCCCACGCAGATGCACGTGCTGGCCTGGCTGGGCCAGGACGGCCCGGTGCAGGTGGGCATCCTTGCCCACCGCGTGGGCATCACCCGGAAGACCATCACCGGCGTGGTGGACCGGCTGGAGGGCATGGGGATGGTGGAGCGCACCCGTGACGCGGAGGACCGGCGCGCTGTCGTCGTGCGGCTCACCGCGCGCGGCGAGGACAACTACCGCCGCATCCACCGCGGCGTGGATGCAGGCATGCGGCGCATCCTGGACCTGATGGGCGCCGAGGACCAGGAGGCCTTCTTCGGCATCGTGGAGCGGATGCTGAAGCGGCTGGGCACCGAAGCACAGGGCACCGGTCAACAGGCGGTCTGA
- a CDS encoding ELWxxDGT repeat protein, whose product MGARGSPWSLLSSWLVVLAAGGAWALEAGVTSRGGRCLERPCPPAFLVRDVQPGAEGSGAFFLTDVQGTLFFGADDGLHGRELWRSDGTASGTRLVEDIHPGSADALPIPYSSDESVLDAPVVAVGGVLYFAANDGEHGMELWRSDGTAAGTYLVEDVRPGPESSNPQSLRAVGGRVFFRADDGEHGQELWVSDGTRRGTRLVEDIRPGPDGSTDFLGEQRVSVGEVLYFAADDGEHGVELWRSDGTPAGTRLVEDIFEGADSAFPFGIVAFGSIVLFEATDREHGNELWRSDGTRAGTRLVEDIRPGPEGSFPSDMTVVGGFVIFSAVDADHGREPWRTDGTPGGTRLIEDLWPGPTGSSPARLTASGGRAFFRAMDELHGSEPWTSDGTRAGTFLLRDIVPGPGGSSPIDDETPGFIFDAVDGVLLFVAAEGQTLVLWKSDGTRRGTVRLRDISEGGSFDPFFFLTASGSHVFFSAFEANTGVELWALPRSSLDCYPGESVVPWAPDAAFNRGPAWEVEDIFPCAPGSNPDWLTDADGRLFFTADDGRHGREVWVSDGTESGTRLVEDILPGVGTGEPPPAPEFLTAVGRRVFFSADDGSSGREPWVSDGTPGGTFRVADVREGPEGSIPVALTAVGDRLFFSANDGVAGHELWVSDGTPGGTFLVADIRPGPESSEVQSMVAHEGRVFFTANDGVSGFELWVSDGTADGTRMVADIFPGSGGSFPESLTFLGDTLFFAATGTGTRGQLWRSDGTAAGTVLVADLSPGAGGRPELLVAAEDRLFFSALQDDERWLFVSDGSTAGTFRLVTLATAGERLATVGDTVFFVHFEPDTGRELWKSDGTLAGTRLVEDILRGFGSSDPRELRSEGDVLLFSAYELEGGREPWVSDGTRRGTRRLQDLAPGPSSSTPMMFTVSGGKVFFSADTPRTGRELWGVKRSDLD is encoded by the coding sequence ATGGGAGCACGGGGTTCGCCGTGGAGCCTGCTGTCGTCGTGGCTCGTGGTCCTGGCCGCGGGAGGTGCGTGGGCCCTGGAGGCGGGCGTCACCTCGCGCGGTGGCCGGTGCCTCGAGCGGCCGTGCCCGCCCGCCTTCCTCGTCAGGGACGTCCAGCCGGGGGCGGAGGGCTCGGGCGCGTTCTTCCTCACGGATGTGCAGGGGACGCTCTTCTTCGGCGCGGACGACGGCCTCCACGGCCGGGAGCTGTGGCGGAGTGATGGCACGGCGTCTGGCACGCGCCTCGTCGAGGACATCCATCCAGGGAGCGCCGACGCGCTGCCCATTCCCTACTCCTCGGACGAGAGCGTCCTGGATGCGCCCGTGGTGGCCGTGGGCGGCGTGCTCTACTTCGCGGCCAATGACGGCGAGCACGGCATGGAGCTGTGGCGCAGTGACGGGACGGCGGCCGGCACGTACCTGGTGGAGGACGTCCGTCCGGGGCCGGAGTCCTCGAACCCGCAGAGCCTGCGGGCCGTGGGCGGGCGCGTCTTCTTCCGTGCCGACGACGGCGAGCACGGCCAGGAGCTGTGGGTGTCGGACGGCACGCGCCGCGGCACGCGGCTGGTGGAGGACATCCGGCCCGGCCCGGACGGCTCGACGGACTTCCTCGGGGAGCAGCGGGTCTCGGTAGGCGAGGTCCTCTACTTCGCCGCGGATGACGGCGAGCACGGGGTGGAGCTCTGGCGGAGTGACGGCACGCCGGCAGGCACCCGGCTGGTCGAGGACATCTTCGAAGGGGCCGACAGCGCGTTCCCCTTCGGCATCGTGGCCTTCGGGAGCATCGTCCTCTTCGAGGCGACCGACAGGGAGCACGGCAACGAGCTCTGGCGCAGCGACGGCACCCGTGCGGGCACGCGGCTGGTAGAGGACATCCGCCCCGGTCCCGAGGGCTCGTTCCCCTCGGATATGACCGTCGTGGGTGGGTTCGTCATCTTCAGCGCCGTCGATGCCGACCACGGCCGTGAGCCCTGGCGGACCGACGGCACGCCGGGGGGCACGCGACTCATCGAGGACCTCTGGCCCGGGCCCACGGGCTCTTCCCCCGCCCGGCTGACCGCCTCCGGGGGGCGGGCCTTCTTCCGCGCGATGGATGAGCTCCATGGCAGCGAGCCGTGGACGAGCGATGGCACCCGCGCGGGGACGTTCCTGCTGCGTGACATCGTGCCGGGGCCTGGAGGTTCGTCGCCCATCGACGACGAGACGCCGGGGTTCATCTTCGATGCCGTGGACGGGGTACTGCTCTTCGTCGCCGCCGAAGGCCAGACGCTGGTGCTGTGGAAGAGCGACGGCACTCGCCGCGGCACCGTGCGCCTGCGGGACATCTCGGAAGGCGGGAGCTTCGACCCGTTCTTCTTCCTGACGGCGTCGGGAAGCCACGTCTTCTTCAGCGCCTTCGAGGCCAACACGGGCGTCGAGCTGTGGGCCCTGCCGCGCTCGTCGCTCGACTGCTACCCGGGGGAGTCGGTGGTGCCCTGGGCGCCGGACGCTGCTTTCAATCGCGGGCCCGCGTGGGAGGTGGAGGACATCTTCCCATGCGCGCCGGGCTCGAATCCGGACTGGCTGACCGACGCGGACGGCCGCCTCTTCTTCACCGCCGACGACGGACGCCACGGGCGGGAGGTCTGGGTGAGCGACGGGACGGAGTCCGGCACGCGACTGGTGGAGGACATCCTGCCCGGGGTGGGGACTGGCGAGCCCCCTCCCGCGCCCGAGTTCCTGACGGCCGTGGGGCGACGCGTCTTCTTCTCGGCGGACGACGGGAGCTCAGGCCGCGAGCCGTGGGTCAGCGATGGGACGCCCGGTGGGACGTTCCGCGTCGCCGACGTCCGCGAGGGACCGGAGGGCTCGATACCCGTGGCGCTGACGGCCGTGGGCGACCGGCTCTTCTTCAGCGCCAACGATGGCGTGGCCGGACACGAGCTGTGGGTGAGTGACGGGACGCCGGGTGGGACGTTCCTCGTGGCGGACATCCGCCCGGGCCCCGAGAGCTCCGAGGTCCAGTCCATGGTGGCCCATGAGGGAAGGGTCTTCTTCACCGCCAATGATGGTGTCTCCGGGTTCGAGCTGTGGGTGAGCGATGGGACGGCCGACGGCACACGGATGGTGGCGGACATCTTTCCGGGCAGCGGTGGCTCCTTCCCGGAGTCGCTGACGTTCCTGGGGGACACGCTCTTCTTCGCCGCCACTGGCACCGGCACTCGCGGACAGCTCTGGAGGAGCGACGGGACGGCGGCCGGAACGGTGCTGGTCGCGGACCTGTCCCCCGGGGCCGGCGGACGGCCCGAGCTCCTGGTGGCCGCGGAGGACCGGCTCTTCTTCAGCGCCCTGCAGGACGATGAGCGCTGGCTCTTCGTGAGCGATGGAAGCACGGCTGGCACCTTCCGGCTCGTCACGCTGGCCACGGCGGGTGAGCGCCTGGCCACCGTGGGAGACACCGTCTTCTTCGTCCACTTCGAGCCGGACACGGGCCGCGAGCTCTGGAAGAGCGACGGAACGCTGGCGGGCACGCGGCTGGTGGAGGACATCCTGCGGGGGTTCGGCAGCTCGGACCCCCGGGAGCTGAGGTCCGAGGGCGACGTGCTCCTCTTCTCCGCCTACGAGCTGGAGGGTGGCCGCGAGCCGTGGGTGTCGGATGGAACGCGGCGAGGCACCCGTCGGCTCCAGGACCTCGCGCCGGGGCCCAGCTCCTCCACTCCCATGATGTTCACCGTGTCGGGTGGGAAGGTGTTCTTCTCAGCGGACACCCCCCGCACGGGCCGTGAGCTCTGGGGGGTGAAGCGCTCGGACCTGGACTGA
- a CDS encoding CaiB/BaiF CoA transferase family protein, with protein MSSSLPLTGLRVLDLSRLLPGPYATLVLADLGATVVKVEEPDGGDYVRQMPPLRDDVSALYYGLNRNKRSLTLNLKSPEGRDALKRLVRHYDVLVESFRPGVMDKLGVGEAVLRAENPRLIYCAISGYGQTGPDRLKAGHDLNYVARAGLLGYGGEPGGAPAFPGVQMGDIGGGSLFALVGILAALHERERTGKGRMVDVSMTDGALAFLHMHLAARLFMGEEGAPLQRGREPLNGGYACYGLYRTADDRWLAVGALEPKFFSGVCERLGRMDLMEDAYAPGEAGARVKAELTRLFAEHPLAYWQQRFAGSDLCVEPVAEGDEVLRDAQLRARGLFVETEDAHLGRKVTHLLTPLRMGETPLREPPALGQHSREVLAEAGFTDAELARLGL; from the coding sequence ATGTCGTCGTCGCTCCCGCTCACCGGCCTGCGCGTGCTGGACCTGTCACGCCTTTTGCCCGGGCCCTACGCCACGCTGGTGCTGGCGGATTTGGGGGCCACGGTGGTCAAGGTGGAGGAGCCGGACGGTGGCGACTACGTCCGGCAGATGCCGCCCCTGCGCGACGACGTCAGCGCGCTGTACTACGGCCTCAACCGCAACAAGCGCTCACTGACGCTCAACCTCAAGTCGCCGGAGGGGCGCGACGCGCTGAAGCGGCTGGTGCGCCACTACGACGTGCTGGTGGAGAGCTTCCGGCCGGGCGTCATGGACAAGCTGGGCGTGGGCGAGGCGGTGCTGCGGGCGGAGAACCCGCGCCTCATCTACTGCGCCATCTCCGGCTACGGGCAGACGGGGCCGGACCGGCTGAAGGCGGGGCATGACCTGAACTACGTGGCCCGCGCGGGGCTGCTGGGCTACGGCGGCGAGCCGGGTGGGGCGCCGGCCTTCCCGGGCGTGCAGATGGGGGACATCGGTGGAGGGAGCCTCTTCGCGCTGGTGGGCATCCTCGCGGCGCTGCACGAGCGCGAGCGCACGGGCAAGGGCCGCATGGTGGACGTGTCCATGACGGACGGCGCGCTGGCCTTCCTGCACATGCACCTGGCGGCCCGGCTCTTCATGGGCGAGGAGGGCGCGCCGCTCCAGCGTGGGCGCGAGCCGCTCAACGGCGGCTACGCGTGCTACGGCCTCTACCGCACGGCGGACGACCGCTGGCTGGCGGTGGGCGCGCTGGAGCCCAAGTTCTTCTCCGGCGTGTGCGAGCGGCTGGGGCGGATGGACCTGATGGAGGATGCGTACGCGCCGGGCGAGGCGGGGGCGCGCGTGAAGGCGGAGCTGACGCGCCTGTTCGCGGAGCACCCGCTGGCGTACTGGCAGCAGCGCTTCGCGGGCTCGGACCTGTGCGTCGAGCCGGTGGCGGAGGGGGACGAGGTGCTGCGGGACGCGCAGCTGCGCGCGCGGGGCCTCTTCGTGGAGACGGAGGACGCGCACCTGGGCCGCAAGGTGACGCACCTGCTCACGCCGCTGCGCATGGGGGAGACGCCCCTGCGTGAGCCTCCCGCGCTGGGGCAGCACTCGCGCGAGGTGCTGGCGGAGGCCGGCTTCACCGACGCGGAGCTGGCGCGGCTGGGGCTGTGA
- a CDS encoding SCP2 sterol-binding domain-containing protein, translated as MTAKDIIETEIPGVLKQKPELAKEINAIIHFDISGEGGGKWTVDLTKPDNWVSPGLEGASKMTVSVSNDDFVKIREKKLNAQMAAMQGKLKFKPMDMGLAMKLAKLLA; from the coding sequence GTGACCGCGAAGGACATTATCGAGACCGAGATTCCCGGCGTCCTGAAGCAGAAGCCGGAGCTGGCCAAGGAGATCAACGCCATCATCCACTTCGACATCTCGGGTGAGGGTGGCGGCAAGTGGACGGTGGACCTGACCAAGCCGGACAACTGGGTCTCCCCCGGCCTCGAGGGCGCGTCGAAGATGACCGTCTCGGTGAGCAACGACGACTTCGTGAAGATTCGCGAGAAGAAGCTCAACGCGCAGATGGCCGCCATGCAGGGCAAGCTGAAGTTCAAGCCCATGGACATGGGCCTCGCGATGAAGCTGGCGAAGCTGCTGGCGTAG
- a CDS encoding response regulator, which translates to MTPHNAQHAGAPVVLVVDDDPDILEALSEILEAEGFEIRRARNGKEALERLEPEPPNLILLDLMMPVMDGWEFAQRMRQKPTVADIPIIVLSADRNVGSKAADIGAVGHLAKPFELNDLLDMVRRSLNPTAASTSA; encoded by the coding sequence CTGACCCCGCACAACGCACAGCATGCTGGTGCCCCCGTCGTCCTGGTCGTCGACGACGACCCGGACATCCTGGAGGCCCTCTCAGAGATTCTGGAAGCCGAGGGCTTCGAGATTCGTCGTGCCCGCAATGGCAAGGAGGCCCTGGAGCGGCTCGAGCCGGAGCCGCCGAACCTCATCCTGTTGGACCTGATGATGCCGGTGATGGACGGCTGGGAGTTCGCCCAGCGCATGCGCCAGAAGCCCACGGTGGCGGACATCCCCATCATCGTCCTCAGCGCGGACCGCAACGTGGGCAGCAAGGCCGCGGACATCGGCGCGGTGGGGCACCTGGCCAAGCCCTTCGAGCTCAACGACCTGCTGGACATGGTCCGTCGCTCCCTGAACCCCACGGCGGCCTCCACCAGCGCCTGA
- a CDS encoding sensor histidine kinase produces MASPRELGAGSTPTAPGLILVPRQGSPRLLGRSLLEHLGLRELPPTVSSMPGLLAAAGFRPRSADRTIWERNGHAVMAGEELLEDGARMLWTFPVDWDEPSVRQHVRYLGMASHDLRGALANIRSYAALLLNGRSPLEPKVQRGLETILRNADRSLAFAQDFFDSSRADLGALPCERERQSLLPLLDAAVERQRAAATAANVALVLDLDPHAPMPDVAVDGARIQHALESFIQYQLARAQAGEVIHLRVRSFMPQVRVEVRREGVPLSDEDASVVFQREARAFREKKLEDPLRVYLARQEVEAHGGGVGVETDRSGSTLFLTLFQAPAEELGPPASMQV; encoded by the coding sequence GTGGCGAGCCCGAGGGAGTTGGGAGCAGGCAGCACGCCTACGGCGCCCGGCCTCATCCTCGTTCCCCGCCAGGGGAGCCCGAGGTTGCTCGGCCGCTCGCTCCTCGAGCACCTGGGCCTGCGCGAGCTTCCTCCCACCGTCAGCTCCATGCCCGGCCTGCTGGCCGCCGCCGGCTTCCGGCCCCGCTCCGCGGACAGGACCATCTGGGAGCGAAACGGCCACGCGGTGATGGCGGGCGAGGAGCTGCTGGAGGACGGGGCGCGGATGCTGTGGACCTTCCCGGTGGACTGGGACGAGCCGTCGGTGCGCCAGCACGTCCGGTACCTGGGCATGGCGTCGCATGACTTGCGCGGCGCCCTGGCCAACATCCGCTCCTACGCGGCCCTGCTGCTCAACGGCCGCTCTCCGCTGGAGCCCAAGGTGCAGCGCGGCCTGGAGACCATCCTGCGCAACGCGGACCGCTCGCTCGCCTTCGCCCAGGACTTCTTCGACTCCAGCCGGGCGGACCTGGGCGCGCTGCCCTGCGAGCGCGAGCGCCAGTCGCTCCTGCCCCTGCTCGACGCCGCCGTGGAGCGCCAGCGCGCCGCCGCCACCGCGGCCAACGTGGCCCTGGTGCTGGACCTGGACCCGCACGCCCCCATGCCGGACGTCGCCGTGGACGGCGCCCGCATCCAGCACGCGCTGGAGTCCTTCATCCAGTACCAGCTGGCGCGCGCCCAGGCCGGCGAGGTCATCCACCTGCGGGTGCGCTCCTTCATGCCCCAGGTGCGGGTGGAGGTCCGCCGCGAGGGCGTCCCCCTGTCCGACGAGGACGCCTCCGTCGTCTTCCAGCGCGAGGCGCGCGCCTTCCGCGAGAAGAAGCTGGAGGACCCGCTCCGCGTCTACCTGGCCCGCCAGGAGGTCGAGGCGCACGGCGGCGGCGTCGGCGTGGAGACGGACCGCTCCGGTAGCACCCTGTTCCTCACACTCTTCCAGGCCCCCGCCGAGGAGCTTGGTCCTCCAGCGAGCATGCAGGTGTAG
- a CDS encoding twin-arginine translocase TatA/TatE family subunit gives MLIVFVLLLLFGATRLPQLGSSMGSAIRNFKRSFGSESEETPAGGDKKGGTLASSSGVDKEVPKAQTPSHHG, from the coding sequence ATGCTAATCGTTTTTGTGCTGCTGCTCCTCTTCGGGGCGACGCGGCTGCCGCAGCTCGGCTCGTCCATGGGCAGCGCCATCCGCAACTTCAAGCGCAGCTTCGGCAGCGAGAGCGAGGAGACCCCCGCCGGCGGCGACAAGAAGGGCGGCACCCTCGCCAGCAGCTCCGGCGTGGACAAGGAAGTCCCCAAGGCCCAGACGCCCAGCCACCACGGCTGA
- a CDS encoding AMP-dependent synthetase/ligase, with product MRAENQMAAPAPAAGGTQDGNLVQFLVQRAQNASKVGVTHKKDGRWVDVTFAQVLEEVKALSAGLVAQGVRPGDRVAIFANTSLQWIVCDLAISAAQAITVPIYSSNTPDECRYIINHSETSFLFIDSDEKDAKQVGRLTRIRQKLAECPSLRKVVVFEGPVSGGVEMTLADLVKQGTAEAAANPSAFDTRVNAVGVDDTNSLIYTSGTTGEPKGVILTHSNWAYEAKASQSVGMMETNDSVMLFLPLAHVFAQVVKAAWLSMGYRLIIAESVDKLLGNLVETKPTVLPSVPRVFEKVYNGVVSNGSSAPGLKGTLFRWAFKLFDEYVEARKQGRAYSSLGFTLAKKLVFAKVQAAISEKLGGNMRLFISGGAPLSAKIGYFFDLLGFKVLEGYGLTETSAGTTVNRENKIKIGSVGAPMPGTDLKIASDGEILIRGPGVMKGYYKNPAATAEVIDAEGWFHTGDIGELDADNYLRITDRKKDIIVTAGGKNVAPQNLENLLKTHSIISQAMVYGDKRPYLVTLITVSEEGARKLLQEKGAPVGTYAENAKRPEVHAAVKAALDAVNAEQPPYATIKRFSVLEADFSQETGELTPKLSVKRKVCSAKYKAQIDHMYEGTTVID from the coding sequence GTGAGAGCAGAGAATCAGATGGCAGCTCCGGCTCCCGCGGCCGGTGGGACGCAGGACGGTAACCTCGTTCAGTTCCTCGTCCAGCGCGCGCAGAACGCCTCCAAGGTGGGCGTGACGCACAAGAAGGACGGGCGCTGGGTGGACGTGACGTTCGCCCAGGTGCTGGAAGAGGTGAAGGCGCTGTCGGCGGGCCTGGTGGCGCAGGGCGTCCGGCCGGGAGACCGGGTGGCCATCTTCGCCAACACCAGCCTCCAGTGGATTGTCTGTGACCTGGCCATCAGCGCGGCCCAGGCCATCACCGTGCCCATCTACTCGTCCAACACCCCGGACGAGTGCCGCTACATCATCAACCACTCGGAGACGTCGTTCCTCTTCATCGACAGCGATGAGAAGGACGCCAAGCAGGTGGGGCGGCTGACGCGCATCCGCCAGAAGCTGGCCGAGTGTCCCTCGCTGCGCAAGGTGGTGGTCTTCGAGGGCCCCGTCTCCGGCGGCGTGGAGATGACGCTCGCGGACCTGGTGAAGCAGGGCACCGCCGAGGCCGCGGCCAACCCGTCCGCGTTCGACACGCGGGTGAACGCGGTGGGCGTGGACGACACCAACTCGCTCATCTACACGTCCGGCACCACGGGCGAGCCCAAGGGCGTCATCCTCACGCACTCCAACTGGGCCTACGAGGCCAAGGCCTCCCAGTCGGTGGGCATGATGGAGACCAACGACTCCGTCATGCTGTTCCTGCCCCTGGCGCACGTGTTCGCCCAGGTGGTGAAGGCGGCGTGGCTGAGCATGGGCTACCGGCTCATCATCGCCGAGTCGGTGGACAAGCTGCTCGGCAACCTGGTGGAGACCAAGCCCACGGTGCTGCCGTCGGTGCCGCGCGTCTTCGAGAAGGTCTACAACGGCGTGGTGTCCAACGGCTCGTCGGCGCCCGGCCTCAAGGGGACGCTGTTCCGCTGGGCCTTCAAGCTCTTCGACGAGTACGTGGAGGCGCGCAAGCAGGGCCGCGCGTACAGCTCCCTGGGCTTCACGCTGGCGAAGAAGCTGGTGTTCGCCAAGGTGCAGGCGGCCATCAGCGAGAAGCTGGGCGGCAACATGCGCCTGTTCATCTCCGGCGGCGCGCCGCTGTCCGCGAAGATTGGCTACTTCTTCGACCTGCTGGGCTTCAAGGTGCTGGAGGGCTACGGCCTGACGGAGACGTCCGCCGGTACCACCGTCAACCGCGAGAACAAGATCAAGATTGGCTCCGTGGGTGCCCCCATGCCGGGCACGGACCTGAAGATTGCCTCCGACGGCGAAATCCTCATCCGCGGCCCTGGCGTGATGAAGGGCTACTACAAGAACCCCGCCGCCACCGCCGAGGTCATCGATGCGGAGGGCTGGTTCCACACGGGTGACATCGGCGAGCTGGACGCGGACAACTACCTGCGCATCACCGACCGCAAGAAGGACATCATCGTCACCGCGGGCGGCAAGAATGTCGCGCCGCAGAACCTCGAGAACCTCCTCAAGACGCACTCCATCATCAGCCAGGCCATGGTGTACGGCGACAAGCGCCCGTACCTCGTGACGCTCATCACCGTCTCCGAGGAGGGGGCCCGCAAGCTGCTCCAGGAGAAGGGCGCCCCGGTGGGCACCTACGCGGAGAACGCGAAGCGCCCGGAGGTCCACGCCGCGGTGAAGGCCGCCCTGGACGCCGTGAATGCCGAGCAGCCGCCGTATGCCACCATCAAGCGCTTCTCGGTGCTGGAGGCGGACTTCTCGCAGGAGACCGGCGAGCTGACGCCCAAGCTGAGCGTGAAGCGCAAGGTGTGCAGCGCCAAGTACAAGGCGCAGATCGACCACATGTACGAGGGCACCACCGTCATCGACTGA
- a CDS encoding tetratricopeptide repeat protein, whose protein sequence is MRLILLALCLLVALPGRAADPGLLAKLDGLHQKRSDSAAAKELEAELKAALDAAPEDFDLVWRKARLLQWQADGASQEKLKKVLGRQTWDWGEKAVKLSPERVEGHYYAATGIGAYSQAVGVMKALGEGLEGKFNERLDKAIQLNADFELGAPLLVKGRYYYELPWPKRDLGKSAALYEKVIAKHPQMLRAYLFLAETLLKDGKAEKAKDAIQKVKQGSVAYDLSEGRRVQELAKKVEADIQEELK, encoded by the coding sequence ATGCGCTTGATTTTGCTTGCCTTGTGCCTGCTCGTGGCCCTGCCGGGCCGGGCGGCGGACCCAGGGCTGCTGGCAAAGCTGGACGGGCTGCACCAGAAGCGCTCCGACTCCGCCGCGGCGAAGGAGCTGGAGGCCGAGCTGAAGGCGGCCCTGGACGCCGCCCCGGAGGACTTCGACCTCGTCTGGCGCAAGGCACGCCTGCTCCAGTGGCAGGCGGACGGCGCCTCCCAGGAGAAGCTGAAGAAGGTGCTGGGGCGGCAGACCTGGGACTGGGGCGAGAAGGCCGTGAAGCTCTCCCCCGAGCGGGTCGAGGGCCACTACTACGCCGCCACCGGCATCGGCGCGTATTCCCAGGCGGTGGGCGTGATGAAGGCCCTGGGTGAGGGCCTGGAGGGCAAGTTCAACGAGCGGCTCGACAAGGCCATCCAGCTGAATGCCGACTTCGAGCTGGGGGCTCCTTTGTTGGTCAAGGGGCGGTACTACTACGAGCTGCCGTGGCCCAAGCGCGATTTGGGCAAGTCCGCGGCGTTGTACGAGAAGGTCATCGCGAAGCATCCGCAGATGCTGCGGGCCTACCTCTTCCTCGCCGAGACGCTCCTGAAGGACGGAAAGGCGGAGAAGGCGAAGGACGCCATCCAGAAGGTGAAGCAGGGAAGTGTCGCGTATGACCTGTCCGAGGGTCGTCGCGTACAGGAGTTGGCCAAGAAGGTCGAAGCGGACATTCAGGAGGAGCTCAAGTGA
- a CDS encoding sigma-70 family RNA polymerase sigma factor: protein MANSTKYAAEGLSHYLRNLGGHQQLTREQEYELARRARKGDESARQTLASSNLAFVVAVAKKFANRGARLDDLVQEGNVGLMKAIEHFDPKKNVRFATYAVWWIRAYITRYLKDNRSQVRGGEAERGSMVDFSLDATIDEEGETTFLDRIEDTGPSPQQVFLSREQDTEIQEALAKVRKRIGDLGWDILTERLTQDKPLTLEELGQRWGVSRERVRQVELKTKNFLERYLSAFNENEELDLDAMASADAA from the coding sequence ATGGCCAATTCGACGAAGTACGCGGCGGAGGGCCTGTCGCACTACCTGCGCAACCTGGGGGGCCACCAGCAGCTCACCCGTGAGCAGGAATACGAGCTGGCCCGGCGCGCTCGGAAGGGCGACGAGTCCGCGCGACAGACGCTCGCCAGCTCCAACCTGGCTTTCGTTGTGGCGGTCGCGAAGAAGTTCGCCAATCGCGGCGCGCGCCTGGATGACCTGGTCCAGGAAGGCAACGTCGGCCTCATGAAGGCGATCGAGCACTTCGACCCCAAGAAGAACGTGCGCTTCGCCACCTATGCGGTGTGGTGGATTCGCGCCTACATCACCCGCTACCTGAAGGACAACCGCAGCCAGGTTCGCGGCGGTGAGGCGGAGCGCGGCAGCATGGTGGACTTCTCCCTGGACGCCACCATCGACGAGGAGGGGGAGACCACCTTCCTCGACCGCATCGAGGACACCGGCCCTTCTCCGCAGCAGGTCTTCCTGTCGCGCGAGCAGGACACGGAAATCCAGGAGGCCCTGGCCAAGGTCCGCAAGCGCATTGGCGACCTGGGCTGGGACATCCTCACGGAGCGGCTCACCCAGGACAAGCCGCTGACGCTGGAGGAGCTGGGCCAGCGCTGGGGCGTCTCGCGTGAGCGCGTGCGCCAGGTGGAGCTGAAGACGAAGAACTTCCTGGAGCGCTACCTCTCCGCGTTCAACGAGAACGAGGAGCTGGACCTGGACGCGATGGCCTCGGCCGACGCGGCCTGA